One genomic segment of Pseudomonadota bacterium includes these proteins:
- a CDS encoding TonB-dependent receptor, which produces MKISGPARPSPRFRLPLPVKKASTGITSAWLLSTAFSGVVFADERNSPIETIVVSASPITPEDKLATIVDSVDREEILKSGGANIADALANIPGVTGSSFAAGASRPVIRGFDANRVRTLEDGIGSFDVSDVGPDHGVPIDPLSAQRIEVVRGAATLRYGSQAIGGVINAINNRVPTRLPDDAFNAEFTGMYGTNADTRQGSALVDARLGQFAIHADGFKRDMGDYDIPGGTMSNSYFRGDGYSLGGSYLFDQNRIGAAVIHYDSKYGIPGEDTFIDMQQTKELLRSSFATQIGAWQTLTVEGGHADYEHSERDPATGEALATFKDDEYDGRAEALFGAVGPFSAAAIGAQVQSRDFSALGEGANYLLPTTTKTVAAFVFTDAPLSPRLHLHSGARVESVKIEGTPVTDVGTAREFTPLSASAGLLFNATDALRLGLTLSSAARAPAQTELFARGPHDGPATFETGNAMLDIERANAIEGTLRYDSDKTRFEGALWGTKFDNYIIGSLTGRTCDEDGNCEFGDDEELKELNYEQAGAKFWGAEAKVTFDLLENAGGTLNAITLADYVRARLDDGGNVPRISPYHVGAGLSWDGRAVDGGFLLKYTGRQDDVAFAETPTAGFVSLDAQASWRPMANNPEFEIALVGRNLTDRTQRNAVALNKDDVILPGREVRLLVRASL; this is translated from the coding sequence ATGAAGATTTCAGGCCCCGCGCGGCCATCCCCGCGATTCAGACTTCCTTTGCCCGTGAAGAAGGCATCCACCGGCATCACGTCCGCGTGGCTGCTGTCGACGGCTTTTTCCGGCGTCGTGTTTGCCGACGAACGCAATTCGCCCATCGAAACCATCGTCGTGAGCGCGTCCCCGATCACGCCGGAGGACAAGCTCGCCACGATCGTCGACAGTGTAGATAGAGAGGAAATCCTGAAGTCCGGCGGCGCCAATATCGCCGACGCACTGGCGAATATACCGGGCGTAACCGGCAGCAGTTTCGCGGCGGGTGCCAGCCGGCCGGTCATTCGCGGCTTCGATGCCAACCGCGTGCGCACGCTCGAGGATGGCATCGGCAGTTTCGACGTCTCCGACGTCGGCCCGGACCACGGCGTGCCGATCGATCCTTTGTCGGCGCAACGGATCGAGGTGGTGCGCGGCGCGGCCACGCTGCGATACGGCAGCCAGGCGATCGGCGGTGTCATCAATGCGATCAACAACCGCGTCCCCACGCGGCTGCCCGACGACGCGTTCAACGCGGAGTTCACCGGCATGTACGGTACCAACGCGGATACGCGCCAGGGATCGGCACTCGTCGACGCCCGCCTCGGGCAATTCGCGATTCATGCGGATGGCTTCAAGCGCGACATGGGCGACTACGACATCCCCGGCGGCACGATGTCCAATTCGTACTTCCGCGGCGATGGTTATTCACTCGGCGGCTCCTACCTGTTCGACCAGAACCGGATCGGTGCGGCGGTGATCCACTACGACTCGAAGTACGGGATACCCGGCGAAGACACGTTCATCGACATGCAGCAGACGAAGGAACTGCTGCGTTCGTCATTTGCGACGCAGATCGGCGCCTGGCAGACGCTGACGGTGGAGGGCGGTCACGCCGACTACGAGCACAGCGAACGCGACCCGGCGACCGGCGAGGCGCTGGCGACGTTCAAGGACGATGAATACGACGGGCGGGCCGAAGCCCTGTTCGGCGCCGTCGGGCCGTTTTCCGCCGCGGCGATCGGTGCGCAGGTCCAGAGCCGCGATTTCTCGGCGCTGGGCGAGGGCGCCAACTATCTACTGCCGACCACCACGAAAACGGTGGCGGCCTTCGTGTTCACGGACGCGCCGCTGTCGCCGCGCCTGCATTTACACAGCGGCGCACGCGTGGAGTCCGTGAAGATCGAAGGTACGCCGGTGACGGACGTTGGCACGGCGCGCGAATTCACGCCGCTCAGCGCATCGGCGGGCCTGCTGTTCAATGCGACCGATGCGCTGCGCCTCGGGCTCACGCTGTCGAGCGCGGCGCGGGCGCCGGCACAGACCGAGCTGTTCGCGCGCGGTCCGCATGACGGCCCTGCGACCTTCGAAACCGGCAACGCAATGCTCGACATCGAACGCGCCAATGCGATCGAGGGCACGCTGCGGTACGACTCGGACAAGACGCGCTTCGAGGGTGCGTTGTGGGGCACGAAGTTCGACAACTACATCATCGGCAGTCTCACCGGACGTACCTGCGACGAAGACGGCAATTGCGAATTCGGCGACGACGAGGAGCTCAAGGAGCTCAACTACGAACAGGCCGGCGCAAAGTTCTGGGGGGCCGAGGCCAAGGTCACCTTCGACTTGCTGGAGAACGCGGGCGGCACGTTGAACGCCATCACGCTCGCGGACTACGTGCGCGCGCGGCTGGATGACGGTGGCAATGTGCCGCGCATCTCGCCGTACCACGTCGGCGCCGGGTTGAGCTGGGATGGCCGCGCGGTCGACGGCGGATTCCTGCTCAAGTACACCGGCCGTCAGGACGACGTGGCATTTGCCGAGACACCGACGGCGGGTTTCGTTTCGCTCGATGCGCAGGCGTCGTGGCGGCCCATGGCCAACAACCCGGAGTTCGAAATCGCATTGGTCGGCCGCAACCTCACCGACCGGACGCAGCGCAATGCAGTCGCGCTCAACAAAGATGACGTGATTTTGCCGGGCCGCGAGGTTCGTCTGCTGGTGCGGGCGAGTCTGTAG
- a CDS encoding zinc ABC transporter substrate-binding protein → MKNFIRIVSMLLMAGAVLPAQAALKVLATTPDWGALATELGGERVNVYVATTAMQDVHRVEAKPSLVAHARTADLVVATGAELEVGWLPVLIQESGNSKIQPGAAGSFEAASFVQKLEVPAKLDRSMGDIHPQGNPHVQLDPHNIAAIAHGLTAKLSALEPEQAAFYAARGKDFDARWSEAIKRWEAEAAPLKGAQVVIMHRDQAYLCHWLGLTEVASIEPKPGVPPTAAYLGQLVGKLTSAPPKMILLNAYNDPKAAGWLSERVHAPAVVLPFSVGGSAGAKDLFGLFDDTLNKLLAANK, encoded by the coding sequence ATGAAAAATTTCATCCGGATCGTTTCGATGTTGTTGATGGCCGGTGCGGTGTTGCCGGCCCAGGCGGCGCTCAAGGTTCTGGCGACGACGCCCGACTGGGGTGCGCTCGCGACCGAGCTCGGCGGCGAACGCGTCAATGTGTACGTCGCCACCACCGCGATGCAGGACGTGCATCGCGTGGAAGCGAAACCCAGCCTGGTCGCGCACGCACGCACGGCCGATCTCGTGGTCGCCACCGGGGCGGAGCTCGAGGTGGGCTGGCTGCCGGTGCTGATCCAGGAGTCGGGTAATTCGAAGATCCAGCCGGGCGCGGCCGGATCGTTCGAAGCCGCGTCGTTCGTGCAGAAGCTGGAAGTGCCCGCGAAGCTGGACCGCTCGATGGGAGACATCCATCCGCAGGGCAATCCGCACGTGCAGCTCGATCCGCACAACATCGCCGCCATCGCGCATGGACTCACGGCGAAACTCTCTGCGCTCGAGCCCGAGCAGGCGGCGTTCTACGCGGCGCGTGGCAAAGATTTCGACGCGCGCTGGAGCGAGGCGATCAAACGCTGGGAAGCAGAGGCCGCGCCGCTCAAGGGCGCGCAGGTGGTGATCATGCATCGCGACCAGGCGTACCTGTGTCACTGGTTAGGCCTGACCGAGGTGGCGTCGATCGAGCCCAAGCCCGGCGTGCCGCCGACCGCGGCGTATCTGGGGCAGCTGGTCGGCAAGCTCACGAGCGCGCCGCCGAAGATGATCCTGCTCAATGCATACAACGATCCGAAGGCGGCGGGCTGGTTGTCGGAGCGTGTGCATGCTCCCGCGGTCGTGCTGCCGTTTTCGGTGGGCGGATCCGCCGGAGCCAAGGACTTGTTTGGTCTCTTCGACGACACGCTGAACAAATTGCTGGCGGCCAACAAATGA
- a CDS encoding HlyD family secretion protein, with protein MSDQTTPVAATAVVPDRASPAKLIKWSIAAVVVLAIIAAAIYFWHQSQLYVSTDNSYVNANRIEMAAQVSGPVTAIHVQDQQAVQQGEVLFEIDPQTYQLAVDAAEAQLDLAYQASSQDKAAVAAARALVTQRTAELTNAQSNERRSKELTEQKLISKQSAETVETEARTAAAAVSAAQANLEQALSGLGKAGANNATVRSAAAKLAQAKLDLSHTKVLAPASGLIANFELRPGSMVQSGVPIFTVIGDSEYWVDANFKETELNRVKPGQKATIIVDMYRDHEFKGEVQSLSGGSGQAFSLLPAQNATGNWVKVTQRVPVRVRVLNPDAEHPLRIGTTATVRVAAPE; from the coding sequence ATGAGTGATCAAACAACTCCCGTCGCGGCCACAGCCGTGGTTCCGGATCGCGCCTCGCCGGCCAAACTCATCAAATGGTCCATCGCGGCCGTGGTGGTTCTTGCCATCATCGCCGCGGCCATCTACTTCTGGCACCAGTCGCAGCTCTACGTGAGCACCGACAACTCCTACGTGAACGCCAACCGCATCGAGATGGCGGCGCAGGTGTCGGGACCGGTCACGGCGATCCACGTGCAGGATCAGCAGGCGGTCCAGCAAGGTGAGGTGTTGTTCGAGATCGATCCGCAGACCTATCAACTCGCGGTGGATGCCGCCGAGGCGCAGCTTGATCTGGCCTACCAGGCTTCCTCGCAGGACAAGGCCGCCGTGGCCGCGGCGCGCGCGCTGGTGACGCAGCGTACCGCGGAGCTGACCAACGCACAGTCGAACGAAAGGCGCAGCAAGGAGCTGACCGAACAAAAGCTCATTTCAAAGCAATCCGCCGAGACGGTCGAAACCGAAGCGCGCACGGCCGCCGCCGCGGTCAGCGCGGCGCAGGCGAATCTGGAGCAGGCGCTGAGCGGCCTCGGCAAGGCGGGCGCCAACAACGCGACCGTACGTTCCGCCGCCGCGAAACTCGCGCAGGCCAAGCTCGATCTGTCGCACACCAAGGTGCTCGCGCCGGCCAGCGGGTTGATCGCGAACTTCGAGCTGCGCCCCGGCAGCATGGTGCAGAGCGGCGTGCCGATCTTCACCGTCATCGGCGATTCGGAATACTGGGTGGATGCGAACTTCAAGGAGACCGAACTCAATCGCGTGAAGCCCGGCCAGAAGGCGACGATCATCGTCGACATGTACCGCGACCATGAATTCAAGGGCGAGGTACAGAGTCTTTCGGGTGGCAGCGGCCAGGCATTTTCACTGTTGCCCGCGCAGAACGCGACCGGCAACTGGGTAAAGGTCACGCAGCGCGTGCCGGTGCGCGTGCGCGTGCTCAATCCGGATGCGGAACATCCACTACGCATCGGCACCACGGCGACGGTGCGCGTGGCGGCGCCGGAATAG
- the araD gene encoding L-arabinonate dehydratase, with the protein MDSKVKRRLRSQDWFGKQDKDGFIHRSWLKNQGYPDDLFDGRPVIGICNTWSELNPCNGHFRELAEFVKRGVYEAGGFPLEFPVMSLGETQLKPTAMLFRNLASMDVEESIRGNPLDGVVLLMGCDKTTPSLLMGAASCDLPTIGVSGGPMLSGRFRGKQIGSGTGVWQMSEDMRGGKMSQEEFTAAESCMNRSKGHCMTMGTASTMASMVEALGVSLPGNAAIPAVDSRRYRLAQLSGRRIVEMVREELVLSKILTRKAFENAIKATAAIGGSTNSVVHLLAIAGRLGVKLELEDWDRLGSQLPCLVNLQPSGEFLMEDFYYAGGLPAVMKELEGVLNQDAMTANGKTMGENIAGAPCWNREVIKPYGDPFKPNAGIAILRGNLAPDGAVIKPSAATPKLLKHRGPAVVFETIEDFRTRIDDESLDIDENSIMVLKGCGPKGYPGMAEVGNMALPPKVLRKGITDMVRISDARMSGTAYGTVVLHVAPEAAAGGPLALVRTGDIIELDVAARRLHLDVDDAELAKRRAAWVAPEPPKRGYYKLYVEHVQQADKGADLDFLVGGSGTTVTRDSH; encoded by the coding sequence ATGGATTCGAAAGTGAAACGTCGGCTGCGCAGCCAGGACTGGTTCGGCAAGCAGGACAAGGACGGTTTCATTCACCGCAGCTGGCTCAAGAACCAGGGCTATCCGGACGATCTGTTCGATGGCCGGCCGGTGATCGGCATCTGCAATACCTGGAGCGAGCTCAATCCCTGCAACGGACATTTTCGCGAGCTCGCGGAGTTCGTGAAGCGCGGCGTCTATGAAGCCGGCGGATTCCCGCTCGAATTTCCCGTGATGTCGCTGGGCGAGACGCAGTTGAAGCCCACCGCGATGTTGTTCCGCAATCTCGCCAGCATGGACGTCGAAGAATCCATTCGCGGCAATCCGCTGGATGGCGTCGTGTTGCTGATGGGCTGCGACAAGACCACTCCTTCTCTATTGATGGGCGCGGCGAGCTGCGACCTTCCCACCATCGGGGTTTCCGGCGGGCCGATGTTGTCAGGCCGGTTCCGCGGCAAGCAGATCGGTTCCGGCACGGGCGTGTGGCAGATGTCGGAAGACATGCGCGGCGGAAAGATGTCGCAGGAGGAATTCACCGCCGCCGAATCCTGCATGAACCGTTCGAAAGGTCACTGCATGACGATGGGCACGGCGTCGACGATGGCCAGCATGGTCGAGGCGCTCGGCGTCTCACTACCCGGCAATGCCGCGATTCCGGCGGTCGATTCGCGGCGTTACCGGCTCGCGCAATTGAGCGGCCGCCGCATCGTGGAGATGGTGCGCGAAGAGCTGGTGCTGTCGAAAATCCTGACGCGCAAGGCTTTCGAGAACGCGATCAAGGCAACCGCCGCGATCGGCGGCTCGACCAATTCGGTGGTGCACCTGCTGGCGATCGCCGGCCGGCTCGGTGTGAAACTCGAGCTCGAGGACTGGGACAGGCTTGGTTCGCAGCTGCCGTGCCTGGTGAATCTGCAACCGTCGGGCGAGTTCCTGATGGAGGACTTCTATTACGCGGGCGGATTGCCGGCGGTAATGAAGGAGCTCGAGGGCGTGCTCAACCAGGACGCCATGACCGCGAACGGCAAGACGATGGGCGAGAACATCGCGGGCGCGCCGTGCTGGAACCGCGAGGTGATCAAGCCGTATGGCGATCCGTTCAAGCCGAACGCGGGCATCGCGATCCTGCGCGGCAATCTCGCGCCAGACGGCGCGGTGATAAAACCTTCCGCCGCCACGCCCAAACTACTAAAGCATCGCGGACCCGCAGTGGTGTTCGAGACGATCGAGGATTTCAGAACCAGGATCGACGACGAAAGTCTCGACATCGACGAGAACTCGATCATGGTGCTCAAGGGTTGCGGGCCGAAGGGTTACCCCGGCATGGCAGAGGTCGGCAACATGGCGTTGCCGCCCAAGGTGCTGCGCAAGGGCATCACCGACATGGTGCGCATTTCCGACGCGCGCATGAGCGGCACGGCGTATGGCACGGTGGTGTTGCACGTCGCGCCCGAAGCCGCGGCCGGCGGGCCGCTGGCACTAGTTAGGACCGGCGACATCATCGAGCTCGACGTGGCGGCTCGCCGGCTGCATCTGGACGTGGATGACGCGGAGCTGGCGAAGCGGCGCGCCGCGTGGGTCGCGCCCGAGCCGCCGAAGCGCGGTTACTACAAGTTGTATGTCGAACACGTGCAGCAGGCCGACAAGGGCGCAGATCTCGACTTCCTGGTCGGCGGCAGCGGCACCACGGTCACGCGCGATTCGCACTAG
- a CDS encoding DHA2 family efflux MFS transporter permease subunit: MSAGVAFGESAVQPAGNRLMITFAVMSATLIQVLDTTIVNVALPHMQGELGATSDQISWVLTSYLVSSAIFMPLTGYFTDVWGRKRFLLVCIAGFVAASALCGISQSLAQIVFFRLLQGVFGAALVPLSQAIMADAYPPHERGKAMAIWGLGVMVGPVAGPTLGGWLTDIGSWRWTFYINLPVGLLSLFLASQFVPDSVKRPRRMDWYGFGFMALGIAGLQYVFDRGNQRDWFQSADIRFAAALALIGLVVFIAHSLRRPTEAIFDIRIFKDRNFGMSSLVIACMGLGMFGGLVLQPILLEGLLGYPIVTTGILMAPRGIATAITMVVVGRLVSRVDARWLVLTGLAFGAFGSYGMTYYSLDVTQMNIIWPAFLQGIGLGLVFVPISTVAYATLDRSRMAEAAGLFSLVRTVGAAIGISVVTTLLAHQSQIIWNELGGHVSQYQQALLEYMRRLHMSATDPRGLAVVALELGRQAQMGAMLDVFKLITWSYLLMVPLVFLLKKSTPQRAGPAPVPADH; the protein is encoded by the coding sequence GTGAGTGCCGGCGTCGCCTTCGGCGAATCCGCGGTGCAGCCCGCCGGGAACCGCCTGATGATCACCTTCGCGGTGATGTCCGCGACGCTGATCCAGGTGCTCGACACCACCATCGTCAACGTCGCGCTGCCGCACATGCAGGGCGAGCTCGGCGCGACGTCCGATCAGATCAGCTGGGTGCTGACGAGTTATCTCGTGTCGTCCGCGATCTTCATGCCGCTGACCGGTTATTTCACCGACGTCTGGGGCCGCAAACGTTTCCTGCTGGTCTGCATAGCCGGTTTCGTCGCCGCTTCCGCGTTGTGTGGCATTTCGCAGAGCCTCGCGCAGATCGTGTTCTTCCGGCTCTTGCAGGGCGTGTTCGGCGCGGCGCTGGTGCCGCTGTCGCAGGCCATCATGGCCGACGCCTATCCACCGCACGAACGCGGCAAGGCGATGGCGATCTGGGGACTGGGAGTCATGGTGGGTCCCGTCGCTGGCCCGACGCTCGGTGGCTGGCTCACCGACATCGGCAGCTGGCGCTGGACGTTTTACATCAATCTACCCGTCGGGCTGCTGTCGCTGTTCCTGGCTTCGCAGTTCGTGCCGGACTCCGTGAAGCGGCCGCGGCGCATGGACTGGTACGGATTCGGTTTCATGGCGCTCGGCATCGCCGGCCTGCAGTACGTATTCGACCGCGGCAATCAACGCGACTGGTTTCAATCGGCAGATATCCGCTTTGCCGCTGCGCTGGCATTGATCGGCCTCGTCGTATTCATCGCGCACAGTCTGCGCCGGCCCACCGAGGCCATCTTCGACATCCGGATATTCAAGGACCGTAACTTCGGCATGTCCTCGCTGGTGATCGCCTGCATGGGTCTCGGCATGTTCGGCGGACTGGTGCTGCAGCCGATCCTGCTGGAAGGCCTGCTCGGTTATCCCATCGTCACGACCGGCATCCTGATGGCGCCGCGCGGTATCGCGACGGCGATCACCATGGTCGTGGTCGGCCGGCTCGTGTCCCGCGTCGATGCGCGCTGGCTGGTGCTCACGGGGCTCGCCTTCGGCGCCTTCGGCTCGTACGGCATGACTTACTACTCGCTCGACGTCACGCAGATGAACATCATCTGGCCGGCGTTCCTGCAGGGCATCGGTCTCGGCCTGGTGTTCGTGCCGATCTCCACCGTCGCTTATGCGACGCTCGACCGGAGCCGCATGGCCGAGGCGGCGGGCTTGTTCAGCCTGGTGCGCACCGTGGGAGCCGCGATCGGCATCTCGGTCGTCACCACCTTGCTCGCCCACCAGTCGCAGATCATCTGGAACGAGCTCGGCGGGCACGTCTCGCAGTATCAGCAGGCGCTGCTGGAATACATGCGGCGCCTGCACATGTCGGCCACGGATCCGCGCGGGTTGGCGGTGGTCGCGCTCGAGCTTGGGCGGCAGGCCCAGATGGGCGCGATGCTCGACGTGTTCAAGCTCATCACCTGGAGCTATCTATTGATGGTGCCGCTGGTGTTCCTGCTGAAGAAGAGCACCCCGCAGCGCGCGGGGCCCGCGCCGGTGCCTGCGGATCATTGA
- a CDS encoding metal ABC transporter permease: protein MNDLLTDLSILLPALIAGCLVAVSHVPLGQQVLSRGIVFIDLAIAQVAGLGVIAANSFELPIEGWGAQLAAVAAALAGALLLTWTERKRPEVQEALIGILFVLASTAQILLLANDPHGGENLKDLLAGQILWVSNSQLIRTAVLTAIFALVWFKWRDQIGRVGFYVLFALVVTASVQLVGVYLVFTSLIVPAVATYRHSPKHQLLIGYGLAVGSYVVGLGVSLVTDLPSSPVIVWVMGILGLLVHLTGRNTAAASRALH, encoded by the coding sequence ATGAACGACCTGCTCACCGATCTCAGCATCCTCCTGCCGGCGTTGATCGCCGGCTGTCTCGTTGCGGTTTCGCATGTACCGTTGGGCCAGCAGGTGTTGTCGCGCGGCATCGTGTTCATCGACCTGGCCATCGCACAGGTCGCGGGGCTCGGCGTGATCGCCGCCAACAGCTTCGAGCTGCCCATCGAGGGGTGGGGCGCGCAGCTGGCCGCCGTCGCCGCCGCACTGGCCGGGGCGTTGCTGCTGACCTGGACCGAACGCAAGCGGCCGGAGGTGCAGGAAGCGCTGATCGGCATCCTGTTCGTGCTCGCGTCGACCGCGCAGATACTGTTGTTAGCCAACGATCCGCACGGCGGCGAAAACCTCAAGGACCTGCTGGCCGGGCAGATCCTGTGGGTGTCCAACTCCCAGCTGATCCGCACGGCCGTGCTGACCGCCATCTTCGCGCTGGTGTGGTTCAAGTGGCGCGACCAGATCGGCCGCGTTGGTTTCTACGTGTTGTTCGCCCTGGTTGTCACCGCGTCGGTGCAGCTGGTCGGCGTCTACCTGGTCTTCACCAGTCTGATCGTGCCGGCAGTGGCGACCTACCGGCACTCGCCGAAGCACCAGTTGCTCATCGGTTATGGACTGGCTGTGGGCAGTTACGTGGTCGGGCTGGGCGTGTCGCTCGTGACGGATCTGCCGTCGAGCCCGGTGATCGTGTGGGTGATGGGAATCCTGGGGTTGTTGGTTCACCTGACCGGACGCAACACGGCGGCGGCATCACGCGCGTTGCACTAG
- a CDS encoding ribonuclease H family protein → MAKKFYVVWRGVKTGIFEDWPTTLALVDGFPGAQYKSFPTRPEAENAFRGGAPARITSAGAGKPRIVRTDHADAVAAFDTVIFCDGACEPNPGKAGSGMAVYRDGALASLWYGSYNPAGTNNTAELHALLHALTFASDEIDAGRTVQVRSDSSYGLNAVTKWAAGWKKRGWRKAEGEIKNLELIQQLFALYQEIENTVKLQHVSAHVGIEGNELADRMAMFAVEQRELAWRQYDAPLDIDKLLKMRAG, encoded by the coding sequence ATGGCGAAGAAGTTCTATGTCGTATGGCGCGGTGTGAAGACCGGAATTTTCGAAGACTGGCCGACCACGCTCGCGTTGGTCGACGGTTTTCCCGGCGCGCAGTACAAATCATTTCCCACACGCCCGGAAGCCGAAAACGCATTTCGCGGCGGCGCCCCGGCGCGTATCACCTCGGCCGGCGCTGGCAAACCGCGTATCGTGCGAACCGATCATGCGGATGCCGTCGCGGCATTCGACACGGTCATCTTCTGCGACGGCGCCTGCGAACCGAATCCGGGCAAGGCCGGATCCGGCATGGCGGTCTACCGCGACGGCGCCTTGGCGAGCCTCTGGTATGGCTCTTACAACCCCGCCGGAACTAACAACACCGCGGAGCTCCACGCCCTGCTGCACGCGTTGACGTTCGCCAGTGATGAAATCGACGCGGGCCGGACCGTGCAGGTACGCAGCGATTCGTCCTATGGTCTCAACGCCGTGACCAAATGGGCCGCGGGCTGGAAGAAGCGCGGCTGGCGCAAGGCCGAAGGCGAGATCAAGAACCTCGAGCTCATCCAGCAGCTGTTTGCGCTCTATCAGGAGATCGAGAACACCGTGAAGCTTCAGCACGTGAGCGCACACGTCGGCATAGAAGGCAACGAGCTCGCCGATCGCATGGCGATGTTCGCGGTCGAGCAGCGGGAACTCGCCTGGCGCCAGTACGACGCACCGCTCGACATCGACAAACTACTGAAGATGCGCGCCGGCTGA
- a CDS encoding SDR family oxidoreductase, with protein MPADRRDSSTAASYPSLRGRSVFITGGGSGIGGCLTESFARQGARVAFVDYAEAPSQALVQKIETAGLPRPWYRKVDVTDIGSLQNAIREAAQAVGDFHVLINNVANDDRHSLMDVTPAYYDARIAVNQRPAFFAIQAVVPGMKKLGGGSIINFGSNSYGAKGRNMPVYTTAKSSVIGLTRGLAAELGEHRIRVNVITPGWIMTERQIEKWLNPEGELEIKRNQVLPDKVLPEDVTAMALFLASDDARACSAQEYIVDAGWL; from the coding sequence ATGCCCGCCGATCGACGCGACTCTTCCACTGCTGCCAGCTATCCCAGCCTTCGCGGCCGCAGCGTTTTCATCACCGGAGGCGGCTCGGGTATCGGCGGCTGTCTGACCGAATCGTTTGCGCGACAGGGAGCGCGGGTTGCCTTCGTCGATTACGCCGAAGCGCCCTCACAAGCCCTGGTACAAAAGATCGAAACCGCGGGCCTGCCCCGCCCGTGGTATCGCAAGGTGGACGTCACCGATATCGGTTCGTTGCAAAACGCGATCCGTGAAGCGGCCCAAGCCGTGGGCGACTTCCACGTTCTCATCAACAACGTGGCGAACGACGACCGTCATTCGCTCATGGACGTCACTCCCGCTTATTACGACGCACGCATAGCCGTGAATCAGCGTCCCGCGTTCTTCGCCATCCAGGCCGTCGTGCCCGGCATGAAGAAACTGGGCGGCGGCTCGATCATCAACTTCGGCTCCAACTCCTACGGCGCGAAGGGCCGCAACATGCCGGTGTACACGACGGCGAAATCGTCGGTGATCGGGCTCACGCGCGGCCTCGCCGCGGAGCTCGGCGAACACCGCATACGCGTCAATGTGATCACGCCGGGCTGGATCATGACCGAGCGGCAGATCGAAAAATGGCTGAACCCCGAGGGCGAGCTCGAGATCAAACGCAACCAGGTGCTGCCCGACAAGGTGCTACCGGAGGATGTCACGGCGATGGCGCTGTTCCTCGCCTCCGACGATGCGCGCGCGTGTTCGGCGCAGGAGTACATCGTCGACGCGGGCTGGTTGTGA
- a CDS encoding universal stress protein encodes MYQNILLCYDGTAEGRRALRQGAEVAVAMKSRAYLLAICRNLLSTAVPEGVTPELVHCEQDTANALLTEGVQWLKDHGVPADGQLVYGNPMVHIPEVAKRIGADLIVVGHRYRNRLARWWSEEEENTLLQKVSCSILVAMDQPS; translated from the coding sequence ATGTACCAGAACATCCTGCTCTGTTACGACGGCACGGCGGAAGGTCGCCGCGCGCTGCGCCAGGGCGCGGAAGTGGCCGTGGCCATGAAGTCCCGTGCCTATCTACTGGCGATCTGCCGCAATCTGTTGTCGACGGCGGTGCCGGAAGGCGTGACACCCGAGCTCGTCCACTGCGAGCAGGACACCGCCAACGCCTTGCTGACCGAAGGCGTGCAGTGGTTGAAGGACCACGGCGTCCCGGCCGATGGGCAACTCGTCTACGGCAACCCGATGGTGCATATCCCCGAGGTGGCGAAGCGTATTGGCGCGGACCTCATTGTCGTCGGCCACCGGTACCGCAACCGCCTGGCGCGCTGGTGGAGCGAAGAAGAGGAAAACACGCTGCTGCAGAAAGTCTCGTGCAGCATCCTGGTCGCGATGGATCAGCCTTCTTGA